In one Solanum dulcamara chromosome 1, daSolDulc1.2, whole genome shotgun sequence genomic region, the following are encoded:
- the LOC129885896 gene encoding uncharacterized protein LOC129885896 translates to MDSQLVLHTGGCHCKRVRWRVYAPSSIVAWDCNCSDCFMRQNTHFIVPSERFELLGGSKEFTTTYTFGTHTAKHTFCKVCGITSFYIPRSNPDGIAVTLRCVDHGTLTHVEIKRFDGKNWEGSYAQTGIASCSKATDEDPK, encoded by the coding sequence ATGGATTCCCAGCTGGTACTACACACTGGTGGATGTCACTGTAAAAGAGTAAGATGGCGAGTCTATGCACCATCTAGCATAGTTGCGTGGGATTGTAACTGCTCTGACTGCTTCATGAGACAAAACACACACTTCATAGTTCCCTCGGAGAGATTTGAACTTCTCGGAGGCTCCAAAGAGTTCACCACAACCTATACATTCGGGACTCACACAGCTAAACATACCTTCTGCAAAGTTTGTGGCATAACTTCATTTTACATTCCACGATCGAATCCAGATGGAATTGCTGTTACATTGAGGTGTGTTGATCATGGTACGCTAACTCATGTTGAGATCAAACGTTTCGATGGGAAAAATTGGGAAGGCTCGTACGCGCAAACTGGCATTGCTTCGTGCTCAAAG